In Panulirus ornatus isolate Po-2019 chromosome 59, ASM3632096v1, whole genome shotgun sequence, the following are encoded in one genomic region:
- the LOC139767117 gene encoding uncharacterized protein yields the protein MSAAADVPSSHEVKLAWSSELQMDVEENLDVALPHTSYLFLGIHHGIADGYTAMTICGLIIKLLNDVIEGTTIDDEELYGYAPDLSSSLVANRVQMIESNPEMKHFLFSEMRQRSRWRSAFDQVFTVPEEVAERSRHINYCLSEYSTTQFIEKCRSEGVEVHSGFSALANVALMELLVEKGIILDNYFICSSQTVDMRRYWGGDSSQFLLGCHVTPLHLWMGTPRNIMATFWELARSFQEAVDSAVSTGMVMDEEAIQRIVSPAPPDFNRAFRMPAIRQTDYYMVNLGDVTPLVTEGGPHVRVERIVNSISIKKGNIACSHFVHTFRGRLTHTLDYSTKFMTKELAKRYSDKIFQRMRELF from the coding sequence ATGTCGGCTGCTGCTGACGTACCCTCCTCGCATGAGGTTAAGTTAGCTTGGTCCTCCGAACTCCAAATGGATGTAGAGGAAAATCTTGATGTAGCATTACCTCACACTAGTTACCTCTTCCTCGGTATACATCACGGTATTGCTGATGGCTATACAGCCATGACGATCTGTGGCTTGATCATAAAACTTCTTAATGATGTTatcgaaggtacgaccattgatgaTGAGGAACTCTACGGATATGCTCCTGATCTAAGTTCTTCGTTGGTGGCTAACAGGGTCCAAATGATTGAGTCTAATCCCGAAATGAAACATTTTCTGTTTTCGGAAATGCGACAAAGGAGCAGGTGGAGATCTGCTTTTGATCAGGTTTTCACAGTACCTGAAGAGGTGGCGGAAAGAAGTCGTCACATAAACTATTGTTTAAGCGAGTATAGCACGACCCAGTTCATTGAGAAGTGCCGTTCGGAGGGCGTAGAGGTCCATTCAGGTTTTAGTGCACTGGCTAATGTGGCCCTGATGGAGCTCTTGGTTGAGAAAGGTATCATCCTGGACAACTACTTTATCTGCAGTAGCCAAACAGTCGACATGCGACGTTACTGGGGTGGTGACTCCTCCCAGTTTCTTCTTGGATGTCACGTTACTCCTTTACATCTGTGGATGGGAACTCCACGGAACATCATGGCAACTTTCTGGGAACTGGCACGATCGTTCCAAGAAGCAGTGGATTCTGCTGTGTCTACTGGAATGGTGATGGACGAAGAGGCGATACAACGTATCGTTTCTCCTGCTCCTCCAGATTTTAATCGGGCGTTCCGTATGCCTGCCATACGTCAAACTGACTACTACATGGTCAACCTTGGTGACGTAACTCCTTTGGTGACAGAGGGAGGACCGCACGTGCGGGTAGAGCGCATCGTTAACTCCATATCCATAAAGAAGGGGAACATAGCTTGCTCACACTTCGTCCACACCTTCAGGGGCAGACTAACCCACACTCTGGACTACTCTACAAAATTCATGACGAAGGAACTTGCGAAAAGGTACAGCGACAAGATTTTTCAAAGGATGAGAGAGCTCTTTTAA